Proteins from one Daphnia pulicaria isolate SC F1-1A chromosome 3, SC_F0-13Bv2, whole genome shotgun sequence genomic window:
- the LOC124329471 gene encoding uncharacterized protein LOC124329471, with amino-acid sequence MAENVDRHRNSVMNLEYTFSQRLGKKWQIFRPHEDTRVTWWLGDNPFSHLPTACVSKVLEGVPPDEQSIECGMATVDFERQRTPPASTSKEPVLLLADDVKMPAIIDPSPKKQQLNPPVSHSPKQKKIENESENRLRPG; translated from the exons ATGGctgaaaatgtagatcgacACCGCAATTCCGTAATGAATTTGGAATACACTTTCAGTCAGCGTCTCGGgaaaaaatggcaaatattTCGTCCTCACGAAGACACTCGCGTCACCTGGTGGCTGGGGGACAATCCATTTAGCCACCTACCGACAGC CTGCGTTAGCAAGGTACTCGAAGGGGTACCTCCCGATGAACAATCTATTGAATGTGGTATGGCGACCGTAGATTTTGAAAGACAGAGAACTCCACCGGCCAGCACTTCTAAAGAACCTGTTCTTCTGTTAG CCGACGACGTGAAAATGCCTGCAATTATAG ACCCATCACCAAAGAAGCAACAGCTGAATCCACCAGTAAGTCACTCTccgaagcagaaaaaaatcgaaaatgagAGCGAAAATCGTTTACGACCTGGATGA
- the LOC124329472 gene encoding uncharacterized protein LOC124329472, with protein sequence MEKACGNAACSNTFSSSNNRKKFCSAACYPSVIATAAAKRLGRGQKSVIPAPAASLPAAPPIYTESPSSSPAARSLDTSWAPSPSGHSTRTATTPGRSLTNAATFIRCRSTACCNYFSRTSRSRQYCSLPCRPSSSSRQSAAAPAISPTRTVASAPSTTPLSPALAQLVADETSDRNLALGASVDSWSPPPERRPPATVTEGRQHRMRSSSTHGATNNSPQASSTIAPTLLSVSQAATPALPANHDLNGDESEHSDVPPSPFNLAHLPAAPPPVNFIGVDVASPTISLATNAAADSSLMRVASQPTHTLDAPASPAFSVEDDDSEEEGDVSRSTLFYNEWAPLILGCSSREELDTVADNCASAWHRLTLKADPSAPSRSDAPVSLQRPDASLHPRRRSQNRQQQRIRRKTNAKRWEAASKLQSLFKRYPRRAVRKVLGESSEGYSGTLDSATQYLRGAYEQCRPDPSAIIEARRTYDNCHWAHPSEEESSCLASPPSRQEIAWKLKRASNTAPGADGVEYKDILRLDPDGRLLEVLYSAVWRLGVPSSWKSARTIPVYKKGATDDYGNFRPISLLSTLYKLFSSSIASRLTTVAANNSWLSLEQKGFLPGVHGIQEHTMLLECAIEEAKQKKRNLTICWLDLANAFGSLPHDFLFELFHSLPLPVVLREILIDIYSGNVFQFVVGKDLVAIHPTSGVRQGDGLSSIIFNLAAEPLLRCAKGPLNDGFLLFCSYLKATAYADDISLVGSCPADLQPTLDAMLVVAAALGLRFNAGKCCSLIICKGKANPAASLHIRGVAVRSLDEGEHEDYLGVPMGTRLTFRPASSLPGKLTLVADSDLAPWQKLEVFRAHLLPSLSHHVATGRVQRGFLDEIDSRCAEFLRHIANVPHTAHSAFLFADRRAGGLGASQLKMDADVWIIARAAQLLDSQDPVVRLSARSQLEQHISKGLGSSCVTPLPFSDYLSGSTRGGLYDARFYRCGPNTWSRTRKAARRLNVRIDVSGDESSTKVVADDVSCSSAKAVRGLRSAIRARWTASLASAPHQGRVAQGLLLDSSNDMARLTSSRTSLSFDEWKLIHQSRLGILPLLGAPGIAPPDRRCRRCKVDIETTAHVTSHCRVNLPSIGRRHDVVLEEIVSIIRKAGHTVRVNQVFRDTSLRPDIVVLSTTPPTIIDLTIPFDAPESLAAGYDRKVEKYSQLGPTLPFVIGALGSWLPSNNSIASALGIRPGAWTALRRKCRLLAIRGSIKIISDHIRRNDRPAPTDSTP encoded by the coding sequence ATGGAAAAAGCTTGCGGGAATGCGGCATGCTCCAACACTTTCTCCAGCTCCAACAACAGGAAGAAATTCTGCTCGGCTGCCTGCTACCCTTCAGTCATCGCTACGGCAGCTGCCAAGCGTCTGGGCCGTGGCCAGAAATCAGTCATTCCAGCTCCTGCCGCTAGCCTACCAGCTGCCCCACCAATCTACACTGAGTCTCCTTCCAGCTCTCCAGCTGCCAGAAGCCTCGACACATCTTGGGCTCCATCTCCGTCCGGCCACTCGACCCGTACTGCTACTACTCCTGGCCGCTCATTGACGAATGCCGCGACTTTCATCCGCTGTCGGAGCACAGCCTGCTGCAACTACTTTTCTCGAACCTCACGTAGCCGCCAGTACTGTTCGCTCCCATGCCGTCCATCTAGTTCCTCCAGGCAATCGGCAGCTGCGCCGGCTATCTCACCAACTCGGACAGTCGCTTCGGCTCCTAGCACCACTCCGCTCTCACCTGCTCTTGCTCAGCTGGTGGCTGATGAGACCTCGGATAGAAACCTTGCTTTAGGGGCCAGCGTTGACTCCTGGTCCCCACCACCGGAACGTCGCCCGCCGGCAACGGTGACCGAGGGCCGTCAGCATAGGATGAGAAGCAGTAGCACACATGGCGCCACCAACAACTCGCCTCAAGCCTCATCAACCATTGCTCCTACTCTGCTCTCGGTCTCACAAGCCGCCACTCCTGCTCTTCCAGCCAATCACGACCTCAACGGCGATGAGAGTGAACACTCTGACGTCCCACCATCTCCATTCAACCTCGCCCATCTGCCGGCCGCTCCACCTCCGGTTAATTTTATTGGCGTGGATGTGGCTTCGCCTACCATCTCACTGGCAACCAACGCCGCGGCAGATTCGTCTCTCATGCGTGTTGCATCCCAGCCCACGCATACGTTAGATGCTCCGGCATCTCCGGCTTTTTCTGTTGAAGATGACGACTCTGAGGAAGAAGGCGACGTCTCTCGCTCAACCCTCTTTTACAACGAATGGGCCCCACTGATTCTTGGCTGTTCTTCTAGGGAGGAGCTTGACACCGTTGCCGACAACTGCGCCTCTGCGTGGCACAGGCTCACCCTTAAGGCCGATCCATCTGCGCCTTCTCGCTCAGATGCGCCAGTGTCCTTGCAGCGGCCTGATGCCAGCCTCCATCCAAGGAGGCGAAGCCAGAACAGACAGCAACAGCGCATCCGGAGGAAGACCAATGCCAAGCGGTGGGAGGCGGCCAGCAAACTACAGTCACTCTTCAAGCGATACCCCAGGCGGGCCGTTCGCAAGGTCCTTGGCGAATCATCGGAAGGCTACTCGGGCACTCTCGACTCGGCCACCCAGTACCTAAGAGGGGCCTACGAACAGTGTCGCCCTGATCCTAGCGCTATAATTGAAGCAAGGCGCACCTACGACAATTGCCACTGGGCTCATCCATCTGAGGAGGAGTCTTCCTGCCTAGCCAGCCCACCTTCCAGACAAGAGATAGCGTGGAAATTGAAGAGAGCGTCGAACACCGCCCCAGGAGCCGATGGAGTTGAGTATAAGGATATTCTCCGCCTGGATCCTGATGGCCGACTACTTGAAGTTCTCTACAGCGCAGTGTGGCGACTGGGTGTCCCATCATCTTGGAAGTCAGCTCGCACCATCCCGGTGTACAAAAAAGGGGCGACAGATGACTACGGCAACTTCCGTCCAATCTCTCTCCTCTCCACATTGTACAAGCTCTTCTCCAGTTCCATTGCATCCAGGCTTACGACAGTGGCGGCTAACAACTCTTGGCTGTCGTTGGAGCAAAAAGGATTTCTCCCGGGCGTGCACGGGATACAGGAGCACACTATGCTCCTTGAGTGTGCCATCGAGGAGGCCAAACAGAAAAAGCGCAACCTTACGATCTGCTGGCTTGATTTGGCCAATGCTTTTGGGTCCCTCCCTCACGATTTTCTCTTCGAGCTATTTCACAGCCTTCCTCTTCCAGTGGTACTCAGAGAAATCCTTATTGACATTTACTCCGGCAATGTATTCCAGTTCGTCGTCGGAAAGGATCTCGTCGCCATCCACCCCACGTCTGGCGTTCGCCAGGGAGACGGCCTTAGCTCCATAATTTTTAACCTTGCAGCCGAGCCTCTCTTACGTTGCGCCAAGGGTCCACTAAACGACGGCTTCCTACTTTTCTGCTCCTACCTCAAAGCCACTGCATATGCGGACGACATTTCATTGGTCGGCTCTTGCCCTGCCGACCTCCAACCAACTCTGGATGCCATGCTGGTGGTCGCGGCTGCTCTTGGCCTCCGTTTCAACGCGGGGAAGTGCTGCTCTCTCATCATCTGCAAAGGAAAGGCCAATCCTGCTGCAAGCCTGCACATTCGTGGAGTGGCGGTTCGATCTCTTGACGAGGGAGAGCATGAGGACTATCTTGGCGTCCCTATGGGCACTCGCTTGACATTCCGCCCGGCTTCTTCTCTGCCTGGCAAGCTCACCTTGGTTGCCGACTCCGACCTGGCCCCCTGGCAAAAGTTGGAGGTTTTCCGCGCCCACCTGCTGCCCTCGCTGTCTCACCATGTCGCTACCGGCCGCGTCCAGCGAGGCTTCCTTGACGAGATCGACTCGCGTTGCGCTGAATTTCTCCGCCACATTGCCAATGTACCTCACACTGCTCACTCGGCTTTTCTCTTTGCTGACAGGCGGGCGGGTGGACTCGGAGCTTCCCAGCTCAAGATGGATGCGGACGTCTGGATCATCGCGCGAGCCGCCCAGCTACTGGACAGTCAGGACCCGGTCGTCCGCCTTTCTGCCCGCTCCCAACTGGAACAGCACATCTCGAAGGGTCTTGGGAGCTCATGCGTTACACCTCTCCCCTTCTCGGACTACCTATCTGGCTCTACACGGGGGGGTCTTTACGACGCCCGTTTCTACAGGTGCGGCCCTAACACCTGGTCGAGGACTAGGAAGGCGGCCCGAAGACTGAATGTCAGGATCGACGTATCCGGCGACGAATCGTCCACTAAAGTGGTTGCCGACGACGTCTCCTGCTCCTCAGCCAAAGCCGTCCGGGGCCTCCGCTCGGCCATTCGGGCCCGCTGGACTGCCTCACTTGCCAGTGCGCCACATCAGGGAAGAGTCGCCCAGGGCCTCCTGCTGGATTCGTCCAACGATATGGCGAGACTCACCTCCAGCCGcacttctctctccttcgatGAGTGGAAGCTCATACACCAGAGCCGGCTTGGCATCCTCCCTCTTCTGGGCGCCCCTGGTATTGCTCCACCCGACCGTAGATGCCGTCGCTGCAAGGTGGACATTGAGACTACTGCTCACGTCACCAGCCACTGTCGCGTCAACTTACCTTCCATCGGACGACGTCACGACGTAGTGCTGGAAGAAATTGTAAGCATCATCCGGAAGGCGGGGCACACGGTCCGGGTCAATCAGGTATTCCGCGACACATCCCTCCGACCAGACATTGTCGTCCTCTCCACCACGCCGCCTACCATAATCGACTTAACCATACCCTTCGACGCCCCTGAATCCCTTGCAGCTGGCTACGACCGCAAAGTTGAGAAATATAGTCAACTCGGGCCAACCCTTCCATTCGTGATTGGGGCTCTTGGCTCGTGGCTTCCGTCCAACAACTCCATCGCCAGTGCCCTGGGCATCCGTCCAGGTGCCTGGACTGCCCTACGTCGCAAGTGTCGCCTCCTGGCTATCCGAGGGTCCATCAAAATCATCTCTGATCACATCCGCCGTAATGATCGACCTGCCCCCACCGACTCTACACCATAA